From the Manihot esculenta cultivar AM560-2 chromosome 14, M.esculenta_v8, whole genome shotgun sequence genome, the window ttttttaatttgttaattgtCTCGTTCGGAACCgagaattttcaatttttttaatgaattatattttaatacttcttgatatatattttatataagttaaaattttagtatttaaaaaataaaaatacttttaaattaaattacaaataaaaggaaatttaattacaaagtattaaaatatatttaaactaaTCTAATTGTAACTATATATGTTGAATTCGTTAACTTAATCCAACAATAAaagtattgattttttttaaaataataaacctATTAAGTTAAATCTTGAAAACTCTCAAATTCAATACTAATTCCATCCCTTATAAGAAAAAAAgagttttataaataatttaaaataaatatgctTTACCAGTATTTtatttgagaaattaaatttaaaatgtattctttaattaaaattgttttaaaaactacctttaaattttgttattaacatatgaaaaatgttttaaatatattttttatttaaatcttttatgtattttattatttaaaaataaattataggcTATTTTAgtctaataaaatataagacaataaaaatattaaaaattaattattaatgaacgtgaatttaattgaaataaaaatttatactttatttaataattgaatatattataaatattttaatcctcAATTACTAAATagtgttaaaatttattagcgTTGTGTAAATTATAAACATGAAAATAGATTTTATATTAACAAATGTACATTtctaagttttaaaattattttctataaagtctttgaaatgaaaaagaattttattttttatataaaagaatTCGGATAAAGTTTTTGAAAAGTGGAAAGTATTTTCCTGCTAGAAATACTTAATCAAGAAGAAATTTTGAGTATAAGTAAgagcaaaaaaattaaataaatttataattaattaaattttaaaataaatttaattatttatagtaaTAATATTAGATTATTATTTGTCCAGATATGATGCAGcatttatgaatatttttaaaataaaaaaaaaaaaaagaagttggTGATTAATTAAGCTATTTGTAGAATATCATGTTGATGGACGTTTGATTAACTTAAGCATTTCACCATAGAAAACTGATGATAAgcataaaattcaaaatatatttttgggCTAATCGGTAGAGTGGAATAATGTTTGGGGAAACCATGGAGCTTGGAGCTTATTGGAAGGATGAGTAGTTGTTGGATTAGGacatcatccataaacatctaTTCTATTAAATAGTTGATGTGAGATTTCACCATTGAATTTATGATTATTAATTTAGGTTATTTAATATGTCATCCAAACGTAAACCGTAGGTGGGTTTTGCTAGAATGTCAATAAATAACTTGATACTCAATTTACAGTATACtgttattcaataaaatttaaataattatgtaaaattatatctcgaatttagaaaaataaaataaccttaaaaaattatcaaacaattttttttaaaataattttatttcaatacaTTTTAAGTTTCTATAAGCTTGCCATTGATGATATGCATcatgttttatattaattttctgATAATAACCTCAACTTGTCTCTTGGCCCAGCTTGATGGACTTCAACAGGTCAGGCGATCAAGAAAATAGCCTGAAGCCCTAAACCGTTTTTACAAGGCTACATTAAATTAGTAGGCGTTGCGCTTGAATACTCGTCAGTCGTCACAGGCTCTACAGAATCGAGATTGACGTAGAATCCGGGTTGAAGCATGCATGGCTAGGCTAGGCTAGTTATACAAAATTTAAACAGAGCTAAACCAAATGCATCATTTCGATTACCATCTTACTCCAAGTGGAAGTAACAGTGGGCACATAACTTCTAAGGCATCCATAAAAGCCAAAAAGGTTCGATTTAAATCAGTTGGTGATTACAGAAAAGTTTTAAGCTACTTTTATCATTCTTACTCGTGCTCATTCCGTCGGGCAATACCAAAAAACTATACCAGCTAAAGGGTCTAATTAATGGCTGCgtaaattagttaaatatacATCAGAAGATCCAAATGTTCATTTTACTATATTCCTAAACGTAACGGAAAAGGAGAAGAGAGAGGAGGAAAAAATAAAAGGTTGAAAATAATTGCCTATCCGTCTCTGTAcagcataaaaaaaatatttgcattGAAAATTTGCTTAATTCCTTACCCACAACATTATTAGATACACTCTGAAAATCTCTGCATTAAGTTGAGCCATTGTTGTGTAAGTTGTAACCAGAAATAAGGGAGCTAACAGCAAAGGCAACAAAGGCCAGGAAGGCCATTGTGACTGAAGCACTAGCCATTTCTGTGAACTCATCCTTGCCCCAGTTAGATTGCCAGTCATCAACTCGGGTGGCTGCTGATGAAGAAGCTGAAACCAGAAGATATGCTAATACCTGCCAGTTGAACCAACAATGCAAGTCTCCTTTTAGGTATAGAAAAATGTAAAATCGTTTATTGTGCATGCAATTGTGATAAACCTAAAAGATATCCTTCCACTGCAGTACCTCCCTGTGAAATTGGTCACAGGGCAAGTAAAATGGTTGACAATTTAGACCTACAAGTTTCAATTGAAAGTTTAAGACGTTTACCACTGCTCCACATGCAAACCATTGTTCAAGTTCTCTCATCCAAATTATTGGGGACTTGTAGCAGCAACTCAAAAAGTTATTACATATAAGATGAAGGGTTATTGCCTAAACCTTGAAATAGTCAAATGGATGCTCATCTTACTCTAGATGATCATTAAGCTAGTACAAGAAGCAACACATTCCTATCCAATTACATGTGGAACCCTAGCACTAGAGCCGTTAAACTCATACTTCATGTAAGACATAATCACAAGTTACAGTCCGTTATTGACATATTTCTCCAAAAAGCTTCTCTAGAGCATCTAGCAACATCAAGAGACAACGACATGAACTGAACAGAGCATCCCCAGACTCCAGCAACATTACTAACACAAAATGCACGAAAAGCAAATAGGTAGTGAGTTTAAGTAACCTGCCTGATCCACTAAGAAATTGAAATGGCGGCGGACACGGTGGCTCATCACATGTTTGCCCGTAACGAGATGATAGCTCATATCATAAGCTTGGAATCCCGAATATACAAATGCAATAACATTCACAGACAAGCAATACCTGTCATCAAAAGAGTTCAATCAGACAATCAAATCACTTCAAGAAAGAAGCATGGAGTGGAGTAGAACAAAATAACACATAAAAGAGGGTACGAGGAGcaaaataatgtttttttttggTTGGTGGCGGAAGTGGGGATCTCACGCtccaattcaattaaatttcagTACATAGAAAAAGATATAGTATAGCCCAAAATTTGAACAATTAAGCATTGCGATTCATAGTTATGGCCTTGGGAGACAATTACCACTCTACCAATCATTATTAATGGAATAATATCAAAAACGGCATCCAAACAAGTAGACAGTGACTGCaagtaagaatttttttttttcccagaaaattttgaaatcatTGTATTATTTCATAAAACAATGTACATTAACTTGTCCACGTACGTTCCTGAATTTTTCTATTCAATTTCCTGTTATATTAGAGGCTaaagtttttgtttttgtttttatttttatttttatttttacctttttttaaagaaaaaaaaaaaactaaatgacTGGAGAACTAAATACTATACTTGGAAATAGGAGCATCATCGTAAACAACCATGGAAGATCTCACCAACTAAAGAATCTCATGTTGTGTGAACAAACACCAAAATGACAATTTTTACGGTTCAATTATCAGTGACATACAGAACATGTACATTTATGTAAGCTTTTCAAATGAGGACAGACCTGTATTCTCTGTAACGATCATAGGAATCGCCACTCCACCCCTGAGTCTTGTCAGCGGCCATAACCGAGAACGAAATCAAGCACAAGACCACCTCAGCAATTCTAAACCCTAACTCAGCAACCTTCCTCCTATCCTTTCTTCTCCACGACTCCACCGCTGCCGATCTTCCATCAGTTCTCACCTTTCCCACGACCGGCGGCCCCTCCTCTCTCACCGTCTTGTTAAACATCATCGCTGGAGTATGAGTCTGTGGCTGAGCCTTAGCTTGAGAATACGCAGCATTCTCCTGCGGAAAAGGGGAAGGCTGCGGAGTGTACTGAGTGAACTTATCGACAGCGACGATGGCCATGGAGTTTTCAAGCGGTGGAAGCTTTCCCGGCGAGTTCATCGGGGAGACAAAGGTAGGGGACTCATCATGGGGGTCGCCCTGATCAGAAGGGAGAGGCGAATTGAGCCGGAGGGGGGAGTGGGGGGATTCAAAATAAGAGTGAGAATCGGAATTGGAAGACAGTGATCGTTTCATGGTGTTCGGGACATGGAGTTTGGGTTTGGGTTTGGATTTGGTTTCCATGAAAATGATTTCGCGGAATTTTCAGTTTGGGAACTTGGGCCAGTATGAAGAAGAAAGGCAGAGGGAGGCTACCTTTTAACTCATTTTTTAATTGAGGACCTCATCCACGTGGCATGGGGGTTATGTTCTCCTGTATAAGGGTATACCATAATTAACATGAACGCACCTTTAATTGGAGAAGAGAACAAAAATGTCTCCTTTTTGCATAACGTGGCAGTATTTATTGGCTAGTATGGAATGAATATGCAATGGTGGGTGCTTAAGATTTTTGCTCTTGGTCGCTACGCCTACGAGGGAGAGAGAATTTCGAGCAAATCATGTTGTTTTTTAGTTGAGATATGTGAATGTTGCTACGCGACCATATGCATTTGAGGCAATGGGCGTGAAATCTAGCAAGTCCAATGTTGTAATAGCTGGAGAAGCCATTGTTTTATTTTCTGCTGTGAAAATAAAGAAACagaaactattattattatttatttgaaaataatgaGAGGATAATATGAAGATTTGAGATGCTTCTCTCCTCTGATACTTCGATTTAACAGAAACTTTGATAAAGAAATATTGAGTTGGAcaaattcaaaatcaaagaaCAAAACTTTTGATTAACAACACCATAAAGCTTAAGCTAAGCTAGCAAAAGGAAATACAGACAAAACAAATTAAAGCAAGCAATTGCAGTGAACAAAAGCGAAATTATTTAGGATTTCTTTATGGGTGAAGCTTAAGCTAAGCTAGCAAAAGGAAATACAGACAAAACAAATTAGAGCAAGCAATTGCAGTGAACAAAAGCGAAATTATTTAGGATTTCTTTATGGGTGGGGTTTCTTTTAAGGCTAAAAGCAGCAAGGCACAAATTTGTCTCCCAACTTTTATCTTTTCTTAGTGCGATCGCATTCCTTACAATGCTTGATGTCCATAAGAAGAAGAAACCTATCACCCATCTAATAGTGGGATCTGGCTTCTCTATCTCTGCTCATTGCCAATACCCTCCTTGATTTTGTGTGGATATAATACCTAATAACGCACAAGAAATTCAAAAGCATAAAGTAGCTTTCTTTTTTGCTTCGCAGCTACACTGCTTTGGCTAATTGTAGCCTTaaataacaaaaagaaacagCCAGCAAGTCTTTTGCTTTTGAACTTTTGACGCCAGCAGAAATTTAAGTGTCTACTTTTCTCTGAAAAGAAAGCCTTTAAGCCAGGAATTGCATAGTGACATAGTGATGTCCATTTCTTTTCCTAAACATAAATTGGCAATGCCATCCAGCAGTCAATGATCATGCACACTAGCATCTAAACCAGTAAAACATAATCTGGTAAGAAAAGTCTCATACTCATTCAATTACCACGTATGCTTACATTGCGGAAGCAACGCATTAAAATagcaactcataaacataatgGACATTACAATTGTGGGTGGAAGCATTAAGCTACAAAGACAAGAAATTATTATGAGCACATGAAGAAGATGGGTAACCAGGAATCTGATAGCATTCCCacaactaaaagaaaaaaacagaTGACTAGCATTTCATATGCACTAAATCATGTTTATTAGTTTGGTTAATTAACAAAGAAGATTACAACATAAGTAACGAATTTCTATATGAAACTATGACAGGCATACAAGGAAAAATGCCtcccataaaaataaaataaaatactataaaTACAAAGGCTTAGAAAGTGCTATAAAACACCTGCATTTTTCAACACACAATATACACAGGTATTCTCCTCACTATCAGATGCTTTACCTCTAGTTGTGTCGGAGTGGATACAAAAAGAGGCTTAGTCTGGTAGTTTCAACCGGCTAAACAACACCAGGAAACTTTGCTCGGGAATAACATAAAGGAAACCAAGATCTGCACCTTTGACATATGGTCCAATGccctaaataaatgaaaataaaaataaatttagcctGGGAATATGAAATGATAAGCTACTTAGTGAAATGCTAGAATATGGGGaggaaaaaggggaaaaaaatgcTAGCAGACATCTTGAAAAATTTTGTTACCTTCCCATTGAGTTGGAGAAGTTCACCATCAACCCATTGTGGATTTCGAAACCCAAATTCTGCTATTCTTCCTTGACCTTTGTAACTTGAAACCTGGATAAAATAGCATTTTTACAAACCATTGCATGCACCTTTAAGATACAAGTTATAAGGTGACCAAAATGATGCAGCCAACAGGtaattttaaaactcaaatGCAACTAAACTTGCACAACTAACATATTCATATGCAgggctttttgcaaaataaagtgaaaaaaataatatatttcttaAATCCTGATTTGTGAAAAAATATTTCCCAGATCAAGGTGAATCAGAACTCTACCGCACTTTATAAGTGCGGTAGACTCTTCTGCACTTATAAAATGCGGTAAAGAGCCGTTgaaccaaaattaaaatttttttaaataaaaaaaattctaccgtacttcaaaagtgcggtagaattatatttaaatttatcttaaaatattaaaattctacCGCAAACTACAAGTGCGGTAGAATGTATCAATTTCTCAATTTACGTATTACCGCACTTTAAAAAGTGCGGTAATACGTAGGGtttgtttaatttgtttaatatatattatattaagggaaaattactttttagtccctcaggtttaacgtaattaacacttccgtccctctattttggcgacccaacacttaagtccctcactttctctttcgtCCAATTTCGCAGTCCTTCCgttcatttaaaccgtttggtcaaagagtcaaaagtgagaggtgataattttttccaaaaatacccttctcttaatgtgaaattcctttttttttttctctttcatgctttctcccgttgaagaagaagaagaagaagaagaagaagaagaagaagaagaagaagaagttgctgggtaggaagaagaagaaaaagttgctgggtaggaagaagaagaagaagaagaagaagaagaaagatttgctgggtaggaggaagaagaagaagaagaaaaagttgctgggtaggaggaataagaagaagaagaagaagaagaagaaagaagaagaagaagaagaagaagaagaagaagaagaagaagaagaagaagttgctgggtaggaagaagaagaagaagaagaagaagaagaagaagaagaagaagaagaaaaagttgctgggtaggaggaagaagaagaagaagaagaagaagaaagaagaagaagaagaagaagaagaagaagaagaagaaagatttgctgggtaggaggaagaagaagaagaagaaaaagttgctgggtaggaggaagaagaagaagaagaagaagaagaagaagaagaagaagaggattaattttgtcaattcacgtgtcccaaacggctattttgaacggaaggactgcgaaattggacggaagagaaagtgagggacttaagtgttgggtcgccaaaatagagggacagaagtgttaattacgttaaacctgagggactacaaagtaattttcccttatattaattttatttatttatttatatatgaaatttatagataattataaaaattatattaatattaattatttaatataattaaaatttaatataataatgatcatatataaatttattttaataattaaaattatatatatataacattataattatatttatttaaatataatatcataattatatttattttaaaaataatatcatatattttatatttatttatagaatttattatttttattagaattatatttataaataaataaataaaatatttaagaattataaaaatttaaaaaaatacatataaataattaaaattgtggaatgtaataaaaataaaaacaatataattacaaatgataaaataaaaaaaataatgctaaTGACATTCTAAATGTGGCACGGGCCACATTGACGTCCTCTTCGTTCATGTAGATGTCGAGTTCTATATGGCCGGCGATCACTACTTGTACTCTCACCTTCAGTAGTAGCAGGATTAATATTAAGATCAGGAGCCACCGAACTCGAATTTTGTGTTGCAGTATAATGCAATGGTAAATAGATATTATCATATGCAAAAGTGGAGTACTACTGCCCGGATGATATGTATTgtacaaatataattttaataaataaatataaaatataattctaataaaaataataaattctataaataaatataaaatatgtgatatttttaaaataaatataattatgatattatatttaaataaatataattataatgttatatatataattttaattattaaaataaatttatatatgatcattattatattaaattttaattatattaaatgatcattattatattaaattttaattatattaaataattaatattaatataatttttataattatctataaattttatatataaataaataaataaaattaatataatatatattaaataaattaaacaaacTCTATGTAttaccgcactttaaaagtgcggtaATACGTAAATTGAGAAATTGATACATTCTACCGCATTTTTAGTTTGCGGTagaattctaattttttaaaataaatttaaatacaattttacCGCAATTTTGAAGTgcggtagaattttttttatttaaaaaaattttaattttggttcAACGGCTCTTTACCGAATTTTATAAGTGCGGAAGAGCCTACCGCACTTTAGATCCCTGATCCACCCTGATCTGAGAAATATTTTTTCGCAAACCAAGATTtaagaaatatattatttttttcactttattttgcaaaaagcccTCGTATGCAT encodes:
- the LOC110600000 gene encoding CASP-like protein 4A3, with amino-acid sequence METKSKPKPKLHVPNTMKRSLSSNSDSHSYFESPHSPLRLNSPLPSDQGDPHDESPTFVSPMNSPGKLPPLENSMAIVAVDKFTQYTPQPSPFPQENAAYSQAKAQPQTHTPAMMFNKTVREEGPPVVGKVRTDGRSAAVESWRRKDRRKVAELGFRIAEVVLCLISFSVMAADKTQGWSGDSYDRYREYRYCLSVNVIAFVYSGFQAYDMSYHLVTGKHVMSHRVRRHFNFLVDQVLAYLLVSASSSAATRVDDWQSNWGKDEFTEMASASVTMAFLAFVAFAVSSLISGYNLHNNGST